A single genomic interval of Candidatus Aegiribacteria sp. harbors:
- the amrB gene encoding AmmeMemoRadiSam system protein B has translation MIREPAVAGAFYPSDAKSLEQLVNSFIANSGISSDDLITGIVSPHAGYIYSGAVAGAAFACAPDDVKNVVVLAPTHRYPVRGASVYDGEGYSTPLGTLPVQREITSRLLKAGLTFQPEAHRSEHSAEVQVPFIQVRWPESSIVAVLQGLTSAEYSAQLAEVIAEAVKGYENTLIVASSDLSHYHSLQTAEKKDRKVIEAFVSGDPQNMEAALLQGGEACGIGPILTLMNYARLTKQKRFAKVMWETSAAASGDSSSVVGYFAGFCGWEVQK, from the coding sequence ATGATCAGAGAACCGGCCGTAGCTGGTGCGTTCTATCCATCCGATGCGAAAAGCCTTGAACAGCTTGTAAACTCGTTCATCGCCAATTCGGGCATAAGTTCCGATGATCTTATCACAGGTATTGTCAGCCCTCACGCGGGATACATTTATTCCGGAGCTGTGGCAGGAGCCGCTTTCGCATGTGCCCCGGATGACGTAAAGAACGTTGTAGTGCTTGCTCCAACGCACCGTTATCCCGTAAGGGGCGCTTCCGTTTACGATGGAGAGGGTTACTCAACACCGCTGGGAACACTTCCGGTACAGAGGGAAATCACTTCACGGCTTTTAAAGGCAGGGCTGACCTTCCAGCCGGAGGCTCACCGGAGTGAACACTCCGCAGAGGTGCAGGTACCTTTTATACAGGTAAGATGGCCCGAATCCTCGATTGTAGCAGTACTCCAGGGATTGACTTCGGCTGAATATTCAGCGCAGCTTGCGGAAGTAATCGCAGAAGCTGTCAAAGGTTACGAAAATACACTGATAGTAGCCTCAAGTGATCTCTCGCATTACCATTCACTGCAAACCGCGGAGAAGAAGGACAGAAAAGTCATTGAGGCTTTCGTAAGCGGAGATCCGCAGAACATGGAAGCGGCACTTCTTCAGGGAGGCGAAGCCTGCGGCATCGGGCCGATTCTAACACTTATGAATTATGCACGGCTCACGAAGCAGAAAAGGTTCGCAAAAGTAATGTGGGAAACATCAGCAGCTGCAAGCGGTGACAGCAGTTCAGTAGTTGGTTACTTCGCGGGTTTCTGCGGCTGGGAGGTTCAGAAATAA
- the nadD gene encoding nicotinate-nucleotide adenylyltransferase → MTGLLGGTFDPPHFGHLVLALEACHKYDLEKVLLVPSRFPPHKPGRQITPFKHRFRMTELAVADSPELTVADLEPLDETSWTVNLLEKLGNMGMDICFIMGMDSLTEIHTWRDPERISKTVKMVAGTRPGYDKEPVDPKYLAMVETFNIPGLHISSSDLRDRFARDLNTRYLVPDSVRSYIRENDLYAR, encoded by the coding sequence ATGACGGGGCTTCTGGGCGGGACGTTTGACCCCCCCCATTTCGGCCATCTTGTTCTGGCCCTGGAAGCATGTCATAAGTACGATCTTGAAAAAGTACTGCTTGTTCCCTCAAGATTTCCCCCCCACAAACCCGGAAGACAGATAACTCCTTTCAAACACCGTTTTCGAATGACCGAACTTGCGGTAGCTGATTCCCCGGAATTGACAGTAGCTGATCTGGAACCCCTGGATGAGACATCGTGGACAGTGAACCTTCTTGAAAAGCTGGGGAACATGGGCATGGATATCTGCTTTATCATGGGTATGGACAGCCTGACGGAAATTCATACCTGGAGGGATCCCGAACGCATATCGAAAACGGTGAAGATGGTGGCTGGTACCAGGCCCGGATACGATAAGGAGCCTGTTGATCCGAAATATCTTGCCATGGTGGAGACTTTCAACATTCCCGGTTTACATATTTCATCCAGTGATCTCAGAGACAGGTTTGCCAGAGACCTGAATACACGCTATCTTGTACCTGATAGTGTCAGAAGTTACATCAGGGAGAATGATCTGTATGCCAGATGA
- a CDS encoding radical SAM protein: MPDAFLLTLGCPKNEADSDSFAGCLKKAGWQITRDILNADLLLVNTCAFIKPAVDESLEAIEQALEWKCEKPGRKLILAGCLPGRYPDDGSGGLSDFDLVTGPGDTTDLAEYLSVMPFQNPAAADGTISRYLKISEGCSNNCAYCTIPLIRGMRRDRDPEDIFRDAKSIAEQGAVEIGIVGQDTASWKSNGRGISWLISQLATEYPDIWFRLYYIHPSHYPADFPVLLERHENIMPYIDMPIQHVSDRILKRMGRPYTGDYIRELFDEFENIKRRISVRITLITGYPGETEEDFTQLEKFLTQYQCIRTIAAFPYWPEEGTREFTRQSTEEVPDESAVQSQLMRIGEAAWEHDIFWADALEGEIIEVLADTPLLGHSRLDAPSVDGACCFNRAVEPGHIISCRITGGTGSEMSAEVLQ; this comes from the coding sequence TTGCCGGACGCTTTCCTTTTAACACTTGGGTGCCCGAAGAACGAAGCAGATTCAGATTCCTTCGCCGGATGTCTGAAAAAGGCCGGGTGGCAGATAACCAGGGATATTCTTAATGCTGACCTTCTCCTCGTCAATACATGTGCTTTCATAAAACCCGCAGTTGATGAATCCCTTGAAGCTATTGAACAGGCTCTTGAGTGGAAATGCGAAAAGCCGGGAAGGAAACTGATACTCGCGGGCTGCCTTCCGGGAAGGTATCCGGACGACGGTTCGGGAGGCCTTTCGGATTTCGATCTGGTAACAGGTCCAGGGGATACAACCGATCTTGCTGAATACCTTTCGGTGATGCCGTTTCAGAATCCAGCAGCTGCCGATGGCACTATTTCGAGGTATCTTAAGATATCTGAAGGATGCTCCAATAATTGCGCATATTGTACAATTCCCCTTATCAGGGGGATGAGAAGGGATAGAGATCCGGAGGATATCTTCAGGGATGCGAAATCCATAGCTGAACAGGGAGCGGTTGAGATCGGGATAGTCGGACAGGATACCGCAAGCTGGAAGAGCAACGGAAGAGGGATATCGTGGCTGATTTCACAGCTTGCCACCGAATATCCCGATATCTGGTTCAGGCTGTACTACATTCATCCTTCCCATTATCCGGCTGATTTTCCGGTCCTTCTTGAAAGACATGAGAATATCATGCCCTACATTGATATGCCGATACAGCATGTTTCGGACAGGATACTTAAAAGAATGGGCAGGCCCTACACAGGAGATTACATCAGGGAACTGTTCGATGAATTCGAGAATATCAAGAGACGGATTTCAGTCAGAATTACATTGATTACCGGTTACCCTGGTGAAACCGAGGAGGATTTTACCCAGCTGGAGAAATTCCTGACGCAATATCAGTGCATAAGGACAATCGCGGCTTTTCCGTACTGGCCGGAGGAGGGAACAAGAGAATTTACCAGACAATCAACTGAAGAGGTTCCCGATGAATCCGCCGTTCAGTCGCAGCTCATGAGAATAGGGGAAGCAGCCTGGGAACATGACATCTTCTGGGCCGACGCGCTTGAGGGAGAAATTATTGAAGTACTTGCGGATACACCGCTACTGGGACACTCCCGACTGGACGCTCCCTCCGTTGATGGAGCATGCTGTTTTAATCGGGCTGTTGAACCCGGACATATAATCAGTTGCAGGATAACCGGAGGCACGGGTTCAGAGATGTCAGCGGAGGTTCTCCAATGA
- the amrA gene encoding AmmeMemoRadiSam system protein A, with product MTSEKAREDILDLARSAVAAAASGEALPEVPDEEVFRRDGGAFVTLKKGGTLRGCIGHFIGTGSLGKTVVEMAASAAVRDPRFSPVKPDEVDDLEIDISLLSPMIPAVPEDVVPGTHGLYIKYGFRSGTLLPQVATETGWDRETFLSHTCLKAGLPPDSWKRDGVQIFTYTAEVFGEKEKGANSV from the coding sequence ATAACATCGGAGAAAGCTAGAGAAGATATACTGGATCTTGCCAGAAGCGCTGTCGCGGCTGCAGCATCCGGTGAAGCTCTTCCAGAAGTGCCTGATGAAGAGGTTTTCAGGCGGGATGGAGGCGCTTTTGTTACTTTAAAGAAAGGCGGCACCCTGAGGGGATGCATAGGGCATTTCATTGGAACCGGGTCACTTGGAAAAACCGTAGTTGAGATGGCAGCGTCAGCGGCAGTAAGGGATCCCAGATTTTCTCCGGTTAAGCCGGACGAAGTTGATGATCTTGAAATTGACATTTCTCTCCTGAGTCCTATGATTCCTGCCGTACCCGAGGATGTTGTACCCGGAACACATGGCCTTTACATAAAATACGGGTTCAGATCGGGAACACTCCTTCCGCAGGTAGCCACTGAAACCGGATGGGATAGAGAGACTTTCCTGTCCCATACATGTCTTAAAGCGGGGCTGCCCCCGGATAGCTGGAAGAGAGATGGAGTTCAGATATTTACATACACCGCGGAAGTATTCGGTGAAAAAGAGAAAGGAGCCAATTCCGTATGA
- the dapA gene encoding 4-hydroxy-tetrahydrodipicolinate synthase encodes MFKGAITALVTPFRNGKVDEESLAELVKWQIDNGIDGLLACGCTGEAATLTTKEHLLVIEKVMKSSGGRVPVIAGTGKNDTASSIALSLEAEALGVDAVLLITPYYNKPTPRGQIEHYTRVADAVNCPVILYNVPGRTGTNMLPETIATLSLHPRIVAIKDAAGSAERVTAIRNLCGITILSGDDPIAMAQVALGAKGVISVVSNIAPAEMSNLVSLTTAGELERARSIQAKLYPLIKAMFLETNPIPVKKALSLMGMISDELRLPLVSMSEKLVPELVEVLGKAGII; translated from the coding sequence GTGTTCAAAGGCGCGATAACCGCACTTGTTACCCCTTTCAGGAACGGCAAAGTGGATGAGGAATCGCTTGCAGAACTTGTAAAATGGCAGATAGATAACGGAATAGACGGCCTTCTTGCCTGTGGATGCACCGGTGAAGCGGCAACTCTCACCACAAAGGAACATCTGCTGGTAATCGAGAAGGTGATGAAGTCATCGGGAGGACGAGTTCCGGTGATCGCGGGTACCGGCAAGAACGATACGGCTTCATCGATAGCACTTTCTCTTGAGGCCGAAGCCCTGGGTGTAGACGCTGTTCTTCTGATAACACCCTACTACAACAAACCTACTCCAAGGGGGCAGATAGAGCATTACACCCGGGTAGCCGACGCGGTTAACTGTCCGGTAATACTTTACAATGTACCCGGTCGGACAGGTACTAATATGCTTCCGGAAACGATTGCCACCCTTTCTCTGCATCCTCGAATCGTAGCCATCAAGGACGCCGCCGGTTCAGCTGAACGAGTAACCGCCATCCGCAACCTATGCGGTATCACGATATTGAGCGGAGATGATCCGATAGCCATGGCTCAGGTAGCCCTGGGCGCCAAAGGAGTGATTTCGGTGGTTTCCAATATCGCACCGGCCGAGATGTCGAATCTGGTATCCCTTACCACGGCGGGAGAGCTTGAACGGGCCCGCTCCATACAGGCGAAACTCTATCCGCTGATAAAGGCGATGTTTCTTGAAACGAACCCCATTCCAGTGAAAAAGGCTCTATCCTTAATGGGCATGATAAGTGATGAACTTCGTCTTCCACTGGTTTCAATGAGTGAGAAGCTGGTTCCGGAGCTGGTGGAAGTACTTGGGAAGGCCGGAATTATCTGA
- a CDS encoding PilT/PilU family type 4a pilus ATPase, translating into MPDEKAVDKLLNAVLEEDVSDIHFKVGSKPIIRKAGEIVHVEDFSVMKTEHMQRIIREIVNERQAEKFAEGSELDLGYALKGKARFRVNIYHQRGTPAMVMRRIPYEVPELDDLGLPEVVKKISMETRGLVLVTGATGTGKSTTIAAMINHINQNRSAHVVTIEDPIEFLHTDNKSTICQREVGIDTQDWSTGLRAVFRQDPDVILIGEMRDAESVATAIIGAETGHLVLSTLHTTDAKETIARIIDVFPPTQQHLVRLQLGQLLSGVISQRLLPGMGEDHRRVLAAEILVQSSTVSECIIKPDKTYLLTETMEKSYSQYGMQTFDMALYDLIVNEKIDLETALAAASNPTKLDLRLKGIETASDWRMD; encoded by the coding sequence ATGCCAGATGAAAAAGCTGTTGATAAGCTTCTTAATGCCGTGCTTGAAGAAGATGTCAGTGATATACACTTCAAGGTGGGCAGTAAACCGATAATAAGAAAAGCAGGTGAAATAGTTCATGTAGAGGATTTCTCTGTTATGAAGACTGAGCATATGCAAAGAATCATAAGGGAGATAGTGAACGAACGTCAGGCTGAGAAATTCGCCGAGGGCAGCGAACTCGATCTGGGCTACGCTCTCAAGGGTAAGGCCAGATTCAGAGTCAATATCTATCATCAGCGCGGAACACCAGCTATGGTTATGAGACGAATACCGTACGAAGTGCCTGAACTGGACGATCTCGGCCTTCCCGAAGTTGTAAAGAAGATTTCCATGGAAACCCGGGGGCTTGTTCTCGTAACCGGAGCAACCGGTACAGGCAAATCAACAACAATAGCCGCAATGATTAATCATATAAACCAGAACCGTTCCGCCCATGTTGTTACTATTGAGGATCCCATTGAATTTCTGCATACAGATAACAAATCGACCATCTGCCAGAGGGAAGTGGGCATCGATACCCAGGACTGGAGCACAGGTCTCAGGGCGGTATTCAGGCAGGATCCTGATGTAATTCTTATCGGCGAGATGAGGGATGCCGAATCGGTCGCTACAGCCATTATCGGGGCGGAAACCGGCCATCTTGTACTAAGTACGCTGCATACAACCGATGCGAAAGAAACCATTGCGAGAATCATCGATGTGTTTCCACCAACTCAGCAGCATCTTGTAAGGCTCCAGCTGGGACAGCTTCTGAGCGGGGTCATTTCTCAGAGGCTTCTTCCAGGCATGGGCGAAGACCACCGAAGAGTTCTGGCCGCTGAGATCCTGGTCCAGTCGTCTACCGTATCCGAATGCATAATCAAACCTGATAAGACTTACCTTCTGACTGAAACAATGGAGAAGAGCTACTCACAGTACGGAATGCAGACCTTTGACATGGCTCTGTACGATCTTATTGTGAATGAGAAGATAGATCTGGAAACAGCCCTTGCCGCAGCCTCAAATCCAACGAAACTCGACCTCAGGCTAAAGGGTATAGAAACCGCTTCGGACTGGAGGATGGACTGA
- the bamD gene encoding outer membrane protein assembly factor BamD: MKRNITVLVVALILTAACGRSYNTEGLNLEQIEELADESFQDSDYSGASRLYTELMFMYPGSSRVDFYLYRMGMAEAGNRYWADALFYFDRVEREYSRSEWSDDCAYESAMVWWSQRHDYRKDLTPVLNAKTILENFFDAYPGSSMLDDAVSLMGEVNNHLARRALFIGQFYARREKFDASLLYLREALNDYGEIDCIADVLISLGDVYSFKGNEYTAREFYQRAVDECELNEDQMRKLQSKLDEL; encoded by the coding sequence ATGAAAAGGAACATCACAGTATTAGTGGTTGCCCTGATACTGACTGCGGCATGCGGCAGATCATACAACACAGAGGGCTTGAATCTTGAGCAGATTGAAGAACTGGCGGACGAATCTTTCCAGGACTCCGACTACAGCGGAGCGTCAAGGCTTTATACAGAATTGATGTTCATGTACCCCGGATCATCCAGGGTAGATTTTTATCTCTACAGAATGGGAATGGCAGAAGCTGGAAACAGATACTGGGCCGATGCGCTTTTCTACTTTGACCGGGTGGAGAGGGAATACTCCAGAAGCGAGTGGTCCGATGATTGTGCGTACGAGTCAGCCATGGTATGGTGGAGTCAGCGGCACGATTACAGGAAGGACCTCACTCCGGTTCTGAACGCCAAGACTATACTTGAAAACTTTTTCGATGCATATCCCGGGTCATCCATGCTTGATGACGCGGTCAGTCTTATGGGTGAGGTAAATAATCACCTGGCAAGGAGGGCTCTGTTCATCGGTCAGTTCTATGCAAGAAGGGAAAAATTTGACGCCTCTCTTTTATATCTGAGGGAAGCCCTGAACGATTATGGTGAAATCGACTGCATAGCTGATGTGCTTATTTCTCTCGGAGATGTCTATTCCTTTAAAGGTAATGAATATACCGCCAGGGAATTCTACCAGAGAGCAGTGGACGAATGCGAGCTGAACGAAGATCAGATGAGAAAACTGCAATCCAAACTGGATGAACTTTGA
- the dapB gene encoding 4-hydroxy-tetrahydrodipicolinate reductase: MKLCVFGSEGRMGRLIREEAGDSVIACYDTAPPGRKADIPISDEVDVVIDFSLPCAWKDLDRLLSPSSAALVTGTTGLGFTEKEMLARWAKKRAVFISSNMSIGVYVLGKLLSSAAEMLAGDFDLEIVECHHSGKVDSPSGTALTLFDIWEKSGGGNRKMLGRSGSAGPRSSEETGIHSLRGGDVAGEHQLHLLGKGERLLLSHSATGRRTFATGALKAAEYVNGKAPGIYTMDDLMGREEN; this comes from the coding sequence ATGAAGCTCTGCGTTTTCGGCAGTGAGGGAAGAATGGGCAGGTTGATAAGGGAGGAAGCGGGTGATTCCGTTATAGCGTGCTATGACACGGCTCCTCCCGGAAGAAAAGCCGATATCCCCATTTCTGATGAAGTTGATGTTGTTATTGACTTTTCCCTGCCCTGCGCCTGGAAGGATCTTGACAGGCTGCTTTCTCCCAGCTCAGCCGCGCTGGTTACAGGCACCACCGGGCTGGGATTCACAGAAAAGGAGATGCTTGCCAGGTGGGCGAAGAAAAGGGCTGTGTTCATTTCGTCCAATATGAGTATTGGTGTGTACGTTCTGGGAAAGCTTCTTTCATCCGCGGCAGAGATGCTTGCGGGAGATTTTGATCTTGAAATCGTTGAATGCCACCACTCGGGGAAGGTTGACAGCCCCAGCGGAACCGCCCTGACCCTTTTTGATATCTGGGAAAAGAGCGGAGGGGGCAACAGAAAAATGCTGGGCAGATCAGGTTCTGCCGGACCCAGGTCTTCAGAAGAAACGGGCATTCATTCACTTCGGGGAGGAGATGTGGCCGGCGAGCATCAGCTGCATCTTCTTGGAAAAGGGGAAAGACTTCTCCTTTCTCATTCGGCAACTGGAAGAAGAACATTCGCCACAGGAGCTCTGAAAGCAGCCGAGTATGTAAATGGCAAAGCTCCCGGCATTTATACGATGGATGACCTTATGGGAAGAGAAGAAAACTGA
- a CDS encoding SPFH domain-containing protein, with product MGPGIVVVLVILFLFLVSALKVLKEYQRGVIFRLGKVIGLKGPGLIIVWPMIDNIRRVDLRVVAMDVPPQDVITRDNVSVRVNAVVYFRVIDPKKSILEVENYIYATSQLAQTTLRSVLGEASLDDLLSKRDEINAKLQDILDRMTDPWGIKVSTVEVKHVDLPEDMQRVMAKQAEAERDRRAKIIRADAEFQAAAKLAEAADIISAHPVALQLRYMQTLSEIAVENNSTTIFPLPIELLKPFINRLDGGNKG from the coding sequence ATGGGGCCGGGAATAGTAGTAGTACTGGTGATTTTGTTTCTTTTCCTGGTATCTGCGCTTAAGGTACTCAAGGAATATCAGAGAGGTGTTATCTTCAGACTTGGCAAGGTGATAGGTCTGAAAGGCCCCGGGCTGATAATAGTCTGGCCAATGATAGACAATATCAGACGTGTCGATCTGAGAGTTGTGGCGATGGACGTTCCGCCACAGGACGTGATAACCCGGGACAACGTGTCCGTAAGAGTTAACGCAGTTGTTTACTTCAGAGTTATCGATCCCAAAAAATCCATTCTGGAAGTAGAGAATTACATTTATGCCACAAGCCAGCTCGCGCAGACTACACTGAGGAGTGTCCTTGGCGAGGCATCACTCGATGATCTTCTCTCCAAGAGGGATGAAATTAACGCAAAACTTCAGGACATACTTGACAGAATGACCGATCCCTGGGGCATCAAGGTCAGTACCGTAGAAGTTAAACACGTTGACCTCCCCGAAGACATGCAGAGGGTTATGGCAAAACAGGCCGAAGCGGAAAGGGATAGAAGAGCCAAAATAATACGTGCCGATGCGGAATTCCAGGCTGCAGCCAAGTTGGCTGAAGCCGCTGATATAATCAGCGCTCATCCTGTCGCGCTGCAGCTCCGCTACATGCAGACACTTTCGGAGATAGCCGTTGAGAATAATTCCACAACCATATTCCCGCTTCCCATTGAGCTTCTTAAACCCTTTATTAACAGGCTCGATGGCGGGAACAAGGGATAG